The Calonectris borealis chromosome 6, bCalBor7.hap1.2, whole genome shotgun sequence genome contains the following window.
CCCGGTCCTAAATATTAAGTGCAGCCTGCAAACAGCCTCGTCCTGCCGGGGAGCCTCGAGGGAGCGGGCAGCCGGGGGGTCGCTTGGTGCCCTGACCCAGGAGCCGAGGTGGCCTGGGGGGGTGAGGGTGGTGCAGCCCCCTCCTCACATCCTCCTCCCCCAGGTTGGGGGGCACAGGACAGGGGGTGCCGTCCCAGTGCTGGATGTGCAAGGGGAAGGGAGGCTGTGCCAGATGGATTTTGGTGCTCTGGGCTCCCGAGGCCATGGCTGAGGCTCGCTTTGTAGGGGGAGGTTGGGGAGACACCCTGTGTCCCCCTCCCAGTGTCACTGTGGTGGCCATGTCATGAGACCACCACCGGGCCCCCAGCTGGGCTGCATCCCCTGTGAGCTGACCCTCACCCTACAAAAGCATCAGCCCCAAAAGACAAGGTCCGTGGGGAGCTGCCGTCCCTCTGCCCGCTCCCATCCCGCCCCGGCGGCACGTCTCCTTTCTCTGCAGCCAAAGGCTTTCAAGTTTTGGGaaatcaaacaacaaaaacaaacaaacaaaaaagcaagaaagagggagagagaaggagggaagggtCCTGGGGAAGGTGGTACTGGCCTGTAACAGTCAGGAGGTTTTGCACGGGGATCGGCAAGTGGAGGAGATAGGAGACAGTGGCAATAATGGCACCCATGGCCCTTGGGGTTGGCACAGgtggctcctcctcctccacctgccttCTTTACCCCATTCTTCACCCCAGCTTCACCGCACCGTTAACCCCCCACCCTTGTCAAACTGACCCTGCTCCATCAGCCCTGCAGAGCCCGGAGGTGTCCCTCCCTTGGCCCCAGCACCTGCCGTGCTCCCCTCCAGCAACACAGGGGTCACCCTGctcctgtgggttttttggggggtcaTTTAGTGGCACCCCCTTCTTTTCAGCAAGGGAAGATGCCTCGCCCCCAGCTCTAAACATGCCCCACCAGGTCTGTGTGGAAGTCCATCGGCAAAACTCGCCCCCACCGTAACTCCGGGGGAAATAACTGTGGGGTGTCCAGTCCTGCCCTTGATTGGGGCAAGTGTCCTGGTGGGGGGCCCGCGGGGTGCTCGGGGGAGTGATGCCATGCTGTGGGAGGCTACGAGGGTGCCCAATCCATGATGGAGAGGAGCCTCTGCTGGAGCCCCTCAGTGTCGAATCCCCCTTGTCCCATCCCCGCTAGCGGGGACCTGGTGGCGTTGCGGAccccctttcctccctgcccagctTTGGCATGCTCAAAGGGGCTTCGGGGGTGCAGAAACTTTCCCCCTGAGATCAGCCGTGTCCTTTGGGCAGTGCCGGCTGCCAGCTCCAGCCGCGGTGGTGGGATGTGGTCCCTAGTGGGTGCGTGTTTGCCCACTGGGAccgcagcccccagaccccacgGCtcgctttcctttccttccttccttttgctgcaggtTCTCCTCTGAGCACCAACATCCTGGAGACCCTTGTCATGGGGAAACGAGAGGCAACAGTCCCAAAATTTAAcgtaaaaattaaaaacaacaaaaaagtcaggAAGGCAGCTGAGGGCTGTCCCAGCACGCCTGAGTCAGTGGGTCTCCGCGGCGTGGTGGCTGCTGTCACTCAACAAGGAGCTGGATCCCAGGTTAAAGGCAAGGGCCCGTTGCAGGATCTTACTGCAGGGTGGCGGGAATCAGCTGTGGCAACGTGAGCAGTATCCTCAATGCGAAAGGATGGAGACCGGCATTTTCCTACCCACGGGGAAGGCTATAAACAGCCTTAACAAAAATCCAAGACAAAACGAAgtgtaggtttgttttttttttcccctggagcaAACCACTTTTttggctgtgaaaaaaaaaaaaaaaaaaaaaatctccatagtTGTTCTTCCTCGTGGCGGCAAAGGGTGGTGAAGAGTTTTGGCCCCGATCCCCCTATCCCCATGTAGGGATGCTTCAGTCTGGACAGCGATGGCGTATCTGCGGGGTCAGCTCGGATGCAGCCCTCGGCGTCAGCGGGGCCCTGATCTCGCAGGCACTGATGCTCCTCCATAACTCTGCTCCCGTGCTTAGTCCGGcaggttattattattttttgggaggggggaccATCTCTCACCCTGCTTACAGTTAAGCCCTCCAGATTGCAGGTGAAGTTTTGCAAGGAGGAAAAGCCACGTCCGTGCACACACATGCtcgcacgcacgcacacgcacgcaggCGACAAACGCTTCCACACCTGGATGGACAACGGTCAGAGTCCCGCTTGTCCAAAAAGATTTCTGACCTCCCGTTCGAAAGGAACCGGACGGAGAAGGGTATCTTTCCTTTTTGGATGATTTCTTTTTGAAGTCCATGGATATTTTTGGGGGGAGTATTCATGCCATCGCAGGAGCTGTGTTTCCCTCCCCGGCTCATCTCCAGACACGAAGCCAGCAGTCCCACTCCTCCTCCCGACGTGTTGAAATCTGCCTGGATCCAGGGCGGTCGTTTGAGATTGAAGTCAAATCAAATCAACTCGAGTGAGTCCCAGCGATATGGGGAAGAGACTCCGGAGGACCGCAGCGAGGAGGAGGAACGCTGGTGGCCGCAAGGTTTTCTCTTAAGACCCTTTAGAAAATGACTGGctaacccagaaaaaaaaaaaaaaaattaacccgcCCGAAACCCGTACTGGAAAATCACCAACTCGGAGAGCTTCCTACATCAGGGTGGCCTCTGCTCGCGGCAGGGTGTGCGGGTGGCGTTGGGGAGAGGCACGGGACGGCGGAGCAGCCGCGGCTGGTTTGTCTCTGGCTCTGTCCTTTCCTTGCTGAGTCCTTGTTGTCAAGAGGCTGCTGTAGATTCCGAGTCCTCAGTTTcttcagggtttgtttttctcttttcttttcttttcttttctcttttttcttttctttttcttttctttcttttttttcttttcttttcttttcttttcttttcttttcttttcttttcttttcttttcttttcttttcttttcttttcttttcttttcttttcttttttcttttcttttcttttttctcttttctttttttcttttcctttcctttccttctttttctctttttgcttttcctttcttctcttctttctttctctttctcttttttccttttccttcctttctcttttttcttttccttcctttctcttttttcttttcctttctttttttcttcttacatgaGATGAAAGGAATCGGAGTCCCGGGGCGCGGGGAGGTGCGGAGGGGAGGGTGGAAGGGAGCCTGGGTAGGTAGTGATGGGGCGGAGGGAGGGGATGCGACTTCACTCCACGTTGCTGCTGTCGAACGCGTGGCACTGCAGGTCTCCGCTCAGGTAGTCAGTCCCCGGCAGCTTCATGCCATATTTGTCCACGCACCAACACAACCCACGCTTCCGGCCCCGGGAGGgcttgcactggggagacacCCAAGGGCAGAGATGGGGAGCTGGCCACCAGACGCCGCGTGGCTCCCTCGCGCTGGGGATCAGGATCAGCCCTGTGCTTTGCCCCTTTCACCCCAGCGATGCGATCCCCTGGGTAGGACCTAGCTCCTGCCCTCTGCTTTCAGCACATCTCCCTCCCCGCTGCTACCCCAGCCCGGGGCTCGCTGACTTTTCCTCCTCCCACACCAGCTCCTTCAGGGTGCTCGCCTCAGGCCGGACGGCACTCGGAGCCATCAGCAAGGCCACCCGCCACCAGCCGTGCCTGGAGATGCTCACAGCAACCTCCCCACCAGCCCAGCAGAGGAAAAACCTCCACCCTTTCCTCCCAGGGCAGCAGACCCTCCCTGGGTGGGAAGCATCCCTCCGTGGGGCTCTTTCTTACCTGCTTCCTCTTGTAAAAGCCTTTTCGGTCGCAGTTGGGGAGGTGGACGGCGCGGGGGACCATCCGCTGGCTGCTCTTGAGCTCCTGCAGGGATGCCTCCATGTGCCTGCGGCAGGGGCCCTGCGAGCAGGGAGAGATGGAGCGTGAGAAGGGGAGCACGCTGCAGCAAACCTCCAGCTGCAAATGCCCCCaggtcccctgtcccctccaccGGCACCTGCTCCCCAGGGGGGCAaagccctcccgcagccccctgcccgcaggaACCCCGCAGAGGGAAGGCGAAGGCACCCACCAGCTCAAACTCTTGCCGGAGCTCGGGGATGACGACGCGGGGGTGAGCTGTGTTCTCCGCCATGCCCACGAACTTGGCCAGGGTCAGCTTCTTCCGGCGGTCCTTCTTCAGGGCCTCAGCCTTGAGCTCGGAGAGGCGCCCGTGCTTGGGCCGGTAGGCCTTGGGTGGGTAGGTCTCCTCTGTCATCTCTGACGTGGTCGGCTCCTCATGCTCTCGGGACTCCCGTTCTGGAAGGGAAGGGGTACCAAACCATCAGGTCTCCATGAGCTGACTGGGGCTTGCTTTTGCACAGAGAGCCTCCTGTCCGATCCCAGAGGACATCTTTGCACCAGGCAGGATGGGAACAAATGACCAAAGAAAtccccttcccagctgctgcctaCAGCCCTGGCTTTATCCCACTGTGTGGGACTTGGCGTGGCTTTCATGTGACCCCCGAGCTCAGGACAGGAAGGTGTCTGAAGGCATGGAGGAGTAGGGCGTCAGGATGGGCTCCTACATATAAGGCCACCTTTGTTTGCAGTGTCAGtggagaaggactggtgggagggTTATCCCAAACCCAGAAAGGACCAGATGACACACAAAACGTGGCAGAGAAGCCCCTATTTAGTCATGGTGAGAGGATTAAGTGACAAATTCACACCCCACCCCGCCTTGCAGATGCAAGAGCAAAAGCCAGGGATGCTCCAAAGTCAAGGTCAATCCCACAGCAAAGCCACCACGTGGTGGGGCAGACAGCAGCGATGCCAAAGATGCGGCTGACAAATGCTGGGATCTCCAGGGTCCTCAGTCTGCAGCCCCACGCTCACGGGACCGAACCAGCCCCGTCCGCTGGCACCCACTGAGCAGCTGCCGAGCGGTGCTGCCTGACCGGAGCTGCCACCGATAGTACCGAAGGCAAGGGAGGAGCGCGCTTAGGCTCTGCCCACAGCGGTCGCCTTCCTATACACCCCCCGGATCGCCCCAGCGTGACCCGTGCCAGCAGGATGCAGTCAGGAGCCCTGCGTGGTTATATATAGGAGAGAGCTGGTGACAGTCTAAACTTAGATGACTTGTGACATTTAGTACAGCCACCGGCGTGAAAAAAGGTTATTTCTGGACTAAATTTGAATAGAGTTTAAGGCTCCTGAGGCTGCCAGTCTCCCAGTCCCTGGTTCCCAGCAGCCCTGCGCTGACACCAGGGTTGTGCTGGGGCCAGCGGGCAGGCACGGGGGAACCCACTGCGGCAGGAGGAAAAGCATCAGAGCGGCTGAAATTCCTCCCTGCACGGCATCTCCTGTGACTTCGATGCCAGTGAACCCAGCTCATCCCCTCCTGCAACCCCATGGTGAAGATAGCAGGGCACCGATTTTGCCCCTCCTTGCAACCTCACTGTTGGgacaaaagaaaaaggcttaGGATGAAAATAAAAGCGGATAAACCCCCCCAACAAGGCAAACAGGAGTCTCCCTGCAGACTGGCAGATGCACCCCGGGGGGAGCAGGGTGGCTCTGCCCCACCGGGCTGCCCGGGGTGCCCGGGGGACGCCCGGCGAGGGGGGACAGAGGCGCTGCTCAGCGGCAGATGGCAGCACCGGCCTGTCACATCCCCCCCAGCGGGGTGGCCTCGGAGGTGGCCTCAGGGACAGGCTGGTCGCTGGACCCCCAAGCCTGCCACGGCtgccagtctcccctccctccttgccAAGGCGGACCTGCCCTCTCCCAGCAAAACTGGAAAGTTTTCCACGGCCACTTATTTATTAAaccagtctcttttttttttctctttccacagGAGCCGAGCTGGGTCAGCATCCCAGACTCAGCACCCTCCTAACTGCCCACAGCAATGTAAATAGCCCCATGCACCACCCCCAGGACTCTCACGTATCCCCAGGATGGGATTCTCTTGCCATTTTGCCCCATGATGCTcatatgtttggggtttttttcttgctgcaggaCTCAAAGGCCCCCACAGGTTGGGGCTCCTCTATTATAAGGGGATGACAGACAAGGGATAGGGAGTGAATTGATTAAATTGGGAATGATCTTGTCCCCCAGGAAATGACACTGTATAAGGTGCAGTAGAAGTGCCACAAAGATGTTGCAGCAATCTGAGGTCTGAAAGGAGACTGGAGACATCCGCAGTGACTAAGCCCTTCCACGGCAATGAAACACGCTGTGATCTGTCCCAGGAATCCCCTCTGGCACCGACTGCCAGGGCCGGACACGGCAGAGCCAGGGCATTTCCCTGGGCTGCCCTACGGTAATTAAGGGGAGGGGAGGATTCACACCGGCGCAGgcaaccctacaataacacaAGAGGGGCACAGCTCATTACCTCTGCAATAACAAATACGAGAGGCGCAGCTACCTGGGCAAACCTAAAATAACAAACAAATGGGACAAGGCAGCGAGGATTCAGTCAGAAAAACAGCACGGGGTGTCCAGTCCCCGGGACTCGCGGTGCAATGGCTGtttgcagcagctcagcctgCTCATATGGTCAGCAGCTTCAGCCTCTCCAAACACCTTATTTCTCTGCTTCCTGCAAGCTGCCAGAgcgggctgggagctggggactAACATAGAGCCCTTTCGGCAAGGGGAGATGGGAGCCACAGGAGCCCAGTGCTCTCAGAAGGAGCCGAGGGCTGGTGTGCACTGAaagctgcccagctcccagcccgaGGCCAGTGCTTCCTGCAGGGCCGAAAAAGCACCTGGGACTGACCCCCTTTGCCCTCCCTAGCA
Protein-coding sequences here:
- the IGFBP5 gene encoding insulin-like growth factor-binding protein 5, with translation MLLRLLVLLGACPGLSRCLGSFVQCEPCDGKALSLCPPPPLGCELVKEPGCGCCLTCALPAGQPCGVYTERCARGLRCLPRQGEEKPLHALLHGTAVCLSEKSYREQAKAERESREHEEPTTSEMTEETYPPKAYRPKHGRLSELKAEALKKDRRKKLTLAKFVGMAENTAHPRVVIPELRQEFELGPCRRHMEASLQELKSSQRMVPRAVHLPNCDRKGFYKRKQCKPSRGRKRGLCWCVDKYGMKLPGTDYLSGDLQCHAFDSSNVE